A segment of the Peptoclostridium acidaminophilum DSM 3953 genome:
ATACTGGAGAATATTTATGAGAGGCAATAGGAGAAAAAGATGGCTCGGGGATGCGGGCAGGAGGAAAAAGTGGTTTGGAGCCCTCGATAACCTGAAGCTTTTCACTCATCTTGGAATAATGATGAGTGTGCCCATAGTGTTTTGCGTATGGCTGGGCAATTTGATTGATAAAAAGCTGGGCACCGCTCCTTGGTTTCTGTTCATATTCATACTTATAGGTATAGCAGCTTCTTTTTTGAATTTATACAAGATAGCGCTCCAGGAAAAGAAGCGCAACGAAGGCATGAAAAGATAAAAAAGTTAACTAGTATTATTTATTATAAGAAGAATTATTAAGTAGGTGTGAAAACTTGGAAGGCTATACAGGCAAATTGATGCAAAATATAATAAAAAGAGTACTAGTAATAATTTTTTTAGCTTTATTGATAACGTTTGCCTTGGGTAAATTTTCGCAGGCGATGCTTGTAGGTCTGCTGTTTGGAAGCACAATTTCGATACTTAACTTCAGGCTTTTGGCGCTGTCAGTTA
Coding sequences within it:
- a CDS encoding AtpZ/AtpI family protein, with protein sequence MRGNRRKRWLGDAGRRKKWFGALDNLKLFTHLGIMMSVPIVFCVWLGNLIDKKLGTAPWFLFIFILIGIAASFLNLYKIALQEKKRNEGMKR